The following nucleotide sequence is from Blastocatellia bacterium.
GACTGGCCAGGACGTTCACCTGATGGCTCATGTTAACGCCGACCGCTATAGCTCTCTGGATTCGTGCTTGGGAACGGGACTGCTGCGTCCGCCGCTTCTTTCACAAGGGGGCGGCAGGCGTCAGCCCTCACGCTTCGCAATCGTGAACGGCTGTTTGCATTCAGAACCAACCTGCAACTGCGCCGATCAAGTCGCCAGCATGGTGGACAGTGGATAGGCTGCGCCACCGACGAGACAAGAAGCGCAGTTGCTGGTCTAACCCGGAGAGATTTTTTAGAGGAGGAAGGGAGGAGCGCGGATTGAGCGGACAGCAGCGATGGAGTGAGAATATGCTGCTTGTTGCGCCCATTCGCTCAGCGATAGCACACTAGCGCCGATGCGCAGGTCAATGGCGCTCAGAAGAGCCACAACGTGACTGTGATGCCCTAACCCGCAGCAATGACCCGGCGTCCCACATGGTTGATGATCGTGGGAATGGGAGCTATGGCTTGGCTCATCGAACGCGATGCTTTGTTGGCAAGTGTGTTGGTCGTGATGAATCGGCAAGCTCAACGTATGGCTGCCCATGTCCACGGCAAGCAGCAACAACCAGCAAAGAGCCAGCGTGCGTTGGACTGTTAAGGCAACATCAATGTTGAGCATGCGATTTAACATGGTTGAAATGGGAGGCTCATTGTAGCATGGTCATTTCCAGTTGAGAAGTACAAAAAAATAATCAGCGGGCCGGCGGACTGGCTCACGGCATGAGCTGCACTTCCAGGTGCGATGGGAACCGCGCCGAATGATAGACACGGTGCGTTGCCTTCTGAAAATCGGTTTCGCGTGCGTTGTAAATGTCCACGAATCGTTGCGGGTTGCGATCCACCAAGGGGAACCAACTGCTTTGCACCTGCACCATGATACGATGTCCTTTCTTGAATGTGTGGGCGATGTCTTGCAGATTGAAGCTAACCCGAGTGATTCGACCGGGCGTGAGCGGGCGGGGTCGTTCAAAGCTGTCGCGGAATTTAGCGCGCATCACTTCTGCTCGCACCAGCATCTGGTAGCCGCTCATCTGAACCTGACACGGGTTCGGGTCATTGTTGAGGGCGTTGTCGGGGTACACGTCAATCAGTTTGACGACGAAATCGGCGTCGGTGCCAGTCGTCGAGACGAAGAGGTTGGCGCGAATTGGGCCAACCAATGTGACATCTTCTGTCAGCACGTCGCTTTGATACACAAGCACGTCAGGGCGTCGGGCAGCGAATCGTTGGTCTTCGATCATGTATTCGGTGCCGCGACTAATACTGATGCGATTGGTGTAGGGAACTGGATGAGCCGGATCGCTCAGGTACTCATCGTAGCTCAACCCGGAACGGGCCGCTGGCGGTTCAAATGAAAGTCGGCTGCGCCCGTGCAAGTAGAGCGTCTTGCCGACCGCCGAGCGCGGCGGCCACTCGGTGAATGATTGCCATCGGTTTGCGCCGGTGATGAAGATGTAGGCTTCGGGCAGATTCGGGTTGGCGCCGTCTTTGAGGTAATGTGCGAAGAACGGAAACTCAATCGTGTCCTGATAGAACGTGGAGGTGGCTGAGCCAAACTGGATGTCGCCAAGCCGGTCGCCGTTGCTGCGTGCCCAGCCGCCGTGCACCCACGGCCCCATGACCAGGATGTTGTGAATGCCTGGATTCTGGCGCTCAATGCTCTGATAAATCTGCAACGGGCCGTAGAGGTCTTCGGCGTCAAACCAGCCGCCGACGGTCATCACAGCCGTTTGAATGTTTTTCAGATGGGGAAGCAAGTTGCGTGCTTTCCAGAACTCATCGTAGGTCCCATGCCGCATCAGATCGTTCCAAAAGGCGATCTCGTGTTTGAAGTACTTTTCGTTGACATTGCGCAGCGGCCCCAGTTCCAGGAAGAACCGATAGGCATCTTGCATGCCATAGTCGAATGGCGGCGGGAAGGTCTGAACCGGCCCCGGACGCGCCCGGCCGAAAACCGAGAAGAAGTGGAAAGCGTCAACCAGGAAGAAAGCGCCGTTGTGATGAAAGTCGTCCCCAATGAACCAGTCAGCAATCGGTGCTTGTGGCGACGCGGCTTTGAGCGCCGGATGCGTATTGATGATGCCGGCAGCCGTATAGAAGCCCGGATAGGAGATGCCCCACATGCCGACGCGGCCATTGTGGTTGGTGAGATTCTTGATTAGCCAGTCAATGGTATCGTAGGTGTCGGTGCTTTCATCAATGTCCTGCGGCGACCTTTTTTCGGCCCGATGCGGTCTCACGTTGACAAACTCGCCTTCTGACATCATTCGTCCGCGCACGTCTTGCAGAACAAAGATGAATTTATCGCGGACAAACCGCATGCTTGGACCGATGGGGGCGTCGGGGAACTGATCCTCGCCGTAGGGTCGGACGCTATAGGGCGTCCGGCGCAACATGATCGGGTACGTCCGCGATGTGTCCTTTGGCGAGTAAACCGCCGTGAACAACCTGACGCCGTCGCGCATAGGAATTTGATATTCGCGTTTGGTGTAGTGCTCGCGCAGATACTGCTGGATGTCCGAGCCAGCCTGAGGGGATAGAGCGCCGGCCATCGCCCATGCGATGACCACCAAAGAGACGAGCAGAGAGCAGAGTGATTGCATAGAATTCACCATGATTCAGGTCAGTTTATCAGTTGCTGCGTGCCCGGTTTGAAGCGGAACAAGGCCGCCGATAGCGTGACTTCAGTCGCGTTGACGAAGTGCATAAAAACGGGCACAACCAGTCCATTGCGCGCCGCAATGCCCGTGTAATCGCCAAAGAAGATATTGGGGCTGCACGAAAAAGCCGGCTGATTGATCGGATGATTGACAAAGGTTTGGCCGCCATCAATGCTGCGCGCAAGTGTCAAGCGTGTGAGCGTGTCTGTTGTGTCGCGTCGGTCGTAAAAGACCACGTTAATGGAGCCATCCGCTGGATCAACAGCCATCCAGGTGAAGAATTGTTCTTTGCGATTTCCGATGGGATCATCGTTGACGCGAACAGGTTTCGACCATGTCGCGCCGCCGTCGCGGGAATACATGATGAACACATCTGGGTCGCCGTGACGTTGATCAATCCAATTGACGTAGAGTGAACCGCGATAGGGGCCGCCGCTGTGATCCACGCCGGTCACCGGCATGCCATTATGTCGGTTGATGCCAGCTATGCTGATGTCCCAGCCGCCGGGGTGCGGGCTGATCGTGGTGTCTTTGCCGAAGGTGAGCCCACCGTCCAGCGATTTATCAAAGACCAACCCCAACGGGCCTGACCATACGACATAAACTTCACCGTTCAGGCCAACCGCCGGCACAGCGCCCTCAACGGTATTATCGCTATCCAAGCAATCGCCGCCCGTATCGGAAATGCGGATGGGCACAGCAAATGTCTTACCGCCATCGGTTGATCGTGAGAAATAGATGTGCGATTTATGTTCCGGGTCGGCGCTGCCATACACGTCAAACCGCGTCCAGGCAATGTAGACGTTATGTTTGTGCGGCGATGTTGGCGCATTGTCTACGACCAGGTA
It contains:
- a CDS encoding CocE/NonD family hydrolase, whose protein sequence is MQSLCSLLVSLVVIAWAMAGALSPQAGSDIQQYLREHYTKREYQIPMRDGVRLFTAVYSPKDTSRTYPIMLRRTPYSVRPYGEDQFPDAPIGPSMRFVRDKFIFVLQDVRGRMMSEGEFVNVRPHRAEKRSPQDIDESTDTYDTIDWLIKNLTNHNGRVGMWGISYPGFYTAAGIINTHPALKAASPQAPIADWFIGDDFHHNGAFFLVDAFHFFSVFGRARPGPVQTFPPPFDYGMQDAYRFFLELGPLRNVNEKYFKHEIAFWNDLMRHGTYDEFWKARNLLPHLKNIQTAVMTVGGWFDAEDLYGPLQIYQSIERQNPGIHNILVMGPWVHGGWARSNGDRLGDIQFGSATSTFYQDTIEFPFFAHYLKDGANPNLPEAYIFITGANRWQSFTEWPPRSAVGKTLYLHGRSRLSFEPPAARSGLSYDEYLSDPAHPVPYTNRISISRGTEYMIEDQRFAARRPDVLVYQSDVLTEDVTLVGPIRANLFVSTTGTDADFVVKLIDVYPDNALNNDPNPCQVQMSGYQMLVRAEVMRAKFRDSFERPRPLTPGRITRVSFNLQDIAHTFKKGHRIMVQVQSSWFPLVDRNPQRFVDIYNARETDFQKATHRVYHSARFPSHLEVQLMP
- a CDS encoding glycoside hydrolase produces the protein MNNGITVLLACVLVLGSELTTSRPRVVRLTDLSGAVEASVAINPTNPDNIVVVSMAKPPGGTPRVTNYAYVTTDGGHTWKTVANPNPELRVQGDDAITFNSEGVAYRSYISFDGLYVQRPARALNGIFVCASTDGGLTWKEPVTVVDHKNTVSPFEDKPYLVVDNAPTSPHKHNVYIAWTRFDVYGSADPEHKSHIYFSRSTDGGKTFAVPIRISDTGGDCLDSDNTVEGAVPAVGLNGEVYVVWSGPLGLVFDKSLDGGLTFGKDTTISPHPGGWDISIAGINRHNGMPVTGVDHSGGPYRGSLYVNWIDQRHGDPDVFIMYSRDGGATWSKPVRVNDDPIGNRKEQFFTWMAVDPADGSINVVFYDRRDTTDTLTRLTLARSIDGGQTFVNHPINQPAFSCSPNIFFGDYTGIAARNGLVVPVFMHFVNATEVTLSAALFRFKPGTQQLIN